The genomic stretch AGGTGCAGCGCACCCCCGATGCCATCGCCGTCACCTGCGAGGGCCAGGCCCTGAGCTATGCCCAGCTCAACCAGCGCGCCAACGCCCTGGCCCGGCGCCTGGTCGACGACGGGGTCGGGCCTGACGTGCTGGTCGGCCTGGCTGCCGAGCGCTCGCTGGACATGGTCGTTGGCATCTTCGCCATCCTCAAGGCCGGCGGTGCCTACGTGCCGCTGGACCCGGCCTACCCGGCCGACCGTTTGGCCTACATGATCGAAGACAGCGGTCTGCAGCGCGTGCTGGCCCAGCCCCAGGTGCTGGCCAGCCTGCCGGTGCCGGCAGGCGTGCGCGTGCTCAGCCTGGAAAGCAACGATGACTGCAGCCAGGCCGACCCGCTGGCCTGCTCACCGGTCACGGTCAGCCCGGACAACCTTGCCTACGTGATCTACACCTCCGGTTCCACCGGCAACCCCAAGGGCGTACTGCTGCCGCAGCGCAACGTGCTGCGCCTGTTCACGGCCACCGACGCCGACTTCCGCTTCGGCAGCGACGACGTGTGGAGCCTGTTCCACTCCTATGCCTTCGACTTCTCGGTGTGGGAAATCTTCGGCGCCCTGCTGTACGGCGGGCGCCTGGTGATCGTGCCGCAGCACACCAGCCGCTCGCCCGAGGCCTTCTACCAGTTGCTGGCCGATGAACAGGTCACGGTGCTGAACCAGACCCCGTCGGCGTTCAAGCAACTGATGGCGGTGGCCACCACGGCCGAGCCGCAGCGGCCGCTGGCACTGCGCAGCGTGGTGTTCGGGGGCGAAGCGCTGGACGTCAACAGCCTGGCACCGTGGTTCGAACGCTTCGGCGACCGCCAGCCGCAGCTGGTGAACATGTACGGCATCACCGAAACCACCGTGCATGTCAGCTACCGGCCGCTGTCGCTGGCTGACCTGGGCAAGGCGGCCAGCAGCCCGATGGGCGTGCCGATCCCCGACCTGTCCTGGTATGTGCTCGACGGCGACCTGAACCCGGTAGCCAAAGGCTGCATCGGTGAGCTGTACGTGGGCCGCGCCGGCCTGGCACGCGGCTACCTCAAGCGCAGCGACCTGAGCGCCACGCGCTTCGTGCCGGACCCGTTCGGTGCCCCTGGCGGGCGCCTGTACCGCACCGGTGACCTGGCGCGCTACCACGCCGACGGGGTGATCGAATACGCCGGGCGCATCGACCACCAGGTGAAGATCCGCGGCTTCCGCATCGAGCTGGGCGAGATCGAATCCCGTCTGCAGGCGCAGCCGCAGGTGCGCGAGGCCCTGGTGCTGGCCCAGGAAGGCGCGACCGGCCAGCAGCTGGTGGCCTACCTGATACCCGCTGCCGAGGTAGCGCTGGAGCAGCAGGCCGGGCTGCGCGCGCAGTTGCGCGAACAGCTGAAGGAGGCGCTGCCGGACTACATGGTCCCGGCGCACCTGTTGCTGCTCGACCGGTGGCCGCTGACAGCCAACGGCAAGCTCGACCGCAAGGCCCTGCCCAAGGCCGATGCCAGCCTGTTGCAGCAAGGTTATCGCGCCCCGCGTAGCGAGCTTGAACAGCAGCTGGCAGCCATCTGGCAGGACGTGCTCAAGCTTGAGCAAGTGGGCCTGGACGACCACTTCTTCGAACTGGGCGGCCACTCGCTGCTGGCCGTCAGCGTGGTTTCGCGGGTGCAACTGGAACTCGGCCTGAGCCTGACCCCGCAACTGATTTTCCAGCACCCGACCCTGGCGAGCTTCGCCGAACAGCTGGCCCAGGCATCTGCGCCGGCGGACACACAAACACTCAGCAAGCTGTCGGCTCTGCTGGACGAAATGGAGGAGGTGTGATGGACACCGCAGTCGCCACGAAAATTGCCCAGCGCTTCATCAATCTGCCGCTGGAAAAGCGTCGCCAATACCTGCAGAAAATGCTTGAAGAAGGCGTGTCCCCGGCCAACCTGCCCATTCCGCTGGTGCGCGACGACACCACCGTGGTGCCGTTGTCGTTTGCCCAGGAGCGCCAATGGTTCCTGTGGCAGATGGAGCCCCAGGGCACTGCCTACAACATCGGGGTCAGCCTGCGCCTGCATGGCCCGCTGAACCTGCAGGCCTTGCAAGGCAGTTTCGATACGCTGCTGGCGCGGCACGAGAGCTTGCGCACCACGTTCACCCATGACAGCCGCGACGGTGGCCCGCGCCAGCAAATCGCCCCACAGCTGACGGTAGCGATCGAATGCCGTGAGCGCGGCGTGGGCGATGAGCAGGCGCAGATTCAGGCCTTCGTCGAAGCCCACCGTGAGCAGCCGTTCGACCTGCAACACGGCCCCGTGTTGCGCGTGGCGTTGCTGCGCCTGGCGGCCGAGGACCATGTGCTCAGCCTGGTGGTGCACCACATCGCCGCTGACGGCTGGTCGCTGAAGGTCATGGTCGACGAACTGCTGCAGGGTTACAGCGCCTGTTGCCGAGGGCATGCCGTGGCTGTTCGGCCGCTGCCCATCCAGTACGCCGACTATGCCATCTGGCAACGGCGCTGGATGGAGGCCGGTGAACGCGAGCGGCAGCTGGCCTATTGGCAAGCGCAACTGGGTGGCCAGCAGCCGGTGCTGGAACTGCCGACCGATCGGCCCCGCCCGGGGCTGATGAGCTACCGCGGCGCACGACACGACTTCAGCTTGCCGGCCGAACTGTGCCAACGCCTGCAAGACCTGGCCCGCCACGAAGGGGTGACCTTGTTCGTGCTGTTGCTGGCCGCGTTCCAGGCCTTGCTGCAGCGCTACAGCGGGCAGCAGGACATTCGCGTCGGTGTGCCTATCGCCAACCGCAACCGGGTAGAAACCGAAGGGTTGATCGGGTTTTTCGTCAACACCCAGGTACTGCGCGCGCAAATCGAGCCGCAGCAGACCTTCCGCGCGCTGTTGCAGCAAGCCCGCCAGGCCGCCAGCGACGCCCAGGCCCATCAAGAGCTGCCGTTCGAACAACTGGTCGAAGCCTTGCAGCCGGGGCGCAGCCTGAGCCACAGCCCGTTGTTCCAGGTCATGTTCAACCACCAGCGCCAGGGCAATGGCCAGCAGGCCGCCAGCGACACAGCGCTGCGTATCGAGGCTTTGCCTGGTGAAACGCGCACCGCGCCGTTTGACCTCACCCTGGAAACCTTCGAAGCGCCAGGGCAGATCGGCGCTTCTTTGAACTACGCCACCGATCTGTTCGATGCCACGACCGTGGCGCGCATGGCCGGGCACTGGGTGCAATTGCTGGACGGCATCGTGGCCGACGCGGGCCAGCGAATCGCCGCGTTGCCATTGCTCAGCGACAGCGAGCTGGACGTGATCGGGCAAGCCTGGAATGACACGGCGGTGCTGGTTGCCGACGCCTGCATTCAGCACTTGATCGAGCAGCGTGCCGATGCCACGCCGCATGCACCGGCGGTGCAGTTCGAAGACCAGACACTGAGCTACCAGCAGCTCAACGAACACGCCAACCGCCTGGCCTGGCGCCTGATCGAAGGCGGCGTAGGGCCGGACGTCAAGGTCGGGGTGGCCCTCGAACGCTCGCCACAGATGCTCGTCGCGTTGTTGGCCGTGCTCAAGGCCGGGGGTGCCTATGTACCGCTGGACCCTCATTACCCGGACGAGCGGCTGGCCTACATGATGGAGGACAGCGGCATCAGGCTGCTGCTGACCCAACCTTCGCTACAGGCACGCCTGCCGATACCGGTCACGGTTCAGTGCCTGTTGCTGGCGCCCGAGCACCTGCTGGGCAGTGGCTGCAACGCGGCAGCCTACGGTGTGCACAACCCGCAGCTGCAACTGTCGGCCGAGCACCTTGCCTACATGATCTACACCTCGGGCTCCACCGGCAGGCCAAAAGGGGTGATGGTGCCCCACGGCGCCCTGGTCAACTTCATCGCCAGCATGGCCAAGGCGCCGGGGCTGGCTACCGGCGATCGCCTGTTGTCGTTGACCACGTTCTCGTTCGATATCTTCGGGCTGGAGGTGTACCTGCCTCTGGTGCAGGGTGCCTGCGTGGTCCTGGCCGGTCCGGATACCGCACAGGACCCGCAGCGGGTACTGGAGCTGGTCGCGCGGCAGGCGGTGACCGTGTTGCAGGCCACCCCTTCGACCTGGCGCATGCTGCTAGACAGCGGCCGCGGTGAGGTGCTGGCGGGCTGCACGAAGTTATGTGGCGGTGAAGCGCTGAGCGATGACCTGGCGCAGCGGCTGCTGGCCCTGGGCGGGCCGTTGTGGAACCTGTACGGGCCGACCGAAACCACCATCTGGTCAGCGCTGCACCGCTTGCAGCCCGCCAGGCCGCAGGCGTTGCTCGGCAGGCCGTTGGACAATACCCGGCTCTACCTGCTGGGTGAGGACCTGGCGCCGGTACCCGTTGGCGTTGCCGGCGAGCTGCTGATTGGCGGGGCGGGGCTGGCGCGCGGGTATTACCAGCGGCCTGGGCTGACCGCCGAGCGTTTCGTCCCCGACCCGTTCGCCGAGAACGGTGAGCGGCTGTACCGTACCGGCGACCTGGCACGCTATCGGGCCGATGGTGTGGTGGAGTACCTCGGACGAATCGACCAGCAGGTGAAGATTCGTGGCTATCGTATTGAACTCGGTGAAATCGAGGCACAACTGGCGCGTCATCCCGCCATTCGCGAAGCGGCGGTGGTCGCCCGGCCGGGGCCTGGAGGCCAGCAACTGGTGGCTTACCTGGTGCCGCAGGACGTGGCCGTGGTCGACGATGGGCAAACGCGCGAGGCACTGGGCGAGGCGTTGAAGCGGCAACTGCGCAGCGCGTTGCCGGAGTACATGGTGCCGACCTGGACGACGTTCGTCGCGACCTTCCCCCATACCCCCAATGGCAAGCTTGACCGCAACCGGCTGCCTGCCCCCGACCTGAGTGTCGCCCGGGTGGCCTACCTGGCACCGCAGAGCGAGCTGCAGCAGCAAGTGGCGCAGATCTGGCAGGAGGTACTGCACGTCGATCAGGTCGGCCTTGCCGACAACTTCTTCGACCTCGGCGGGCATTCGCTGCTGGCCACCCAGGTCACCGTGCGCCTGCGTGAGCAGTTGAAGCTGGAAACAGCAGTCAAGGCGCTGTTCACCACC from Pseudomonas putida encodes the following:
- a CDS encoding non-ribosomal peptide synthetase, with product MDTAVATKIAQRFINLPLEKRRQYLQKMLEEGVSPANLPIPLVRDDTTVVPLSFAQERQWFLWQMEPQGTAYNIGVSLRLHGPLNLQALQGSFDTLLARHESLRTTFTHDSRDGGPRQQIAPQLTVAIECRERGVGDEQAQIQAFVEAHREQPFDLQHGPVLRVALLRLAAEDHVLSLVVHHIAADGWSLKVMVDELLQGYSACCRGHAVAVRPLPIQYADYAIWQRRWMEAGERERQLAYWQAQLGGQQPVLELPTDRPRPGLMSYRGARHDFSLPAELCQRLQDLARHEGVTLFVLLLAAFQALLQRYSGQQDIRVGVPIANRNRVETEGLIGFFVNTQVLRAQIEPQQTFRALLQQARQAASDAQAHQELPFEQLVEALQPGRSLSHSPLFQVMFNHQRQGNGQQAASDTALRIEALPGETRTAPFDLTLETFEAPGQIGASLNYATDLFDATTVARMAGHWVQLLDGIVADAGQRIAALPLLSDSELDVIGQAWNDTAVLVADACIQHLIEQRADATPHAPAVQFEDQTLSYQQLNEHANRLAWRLIEGGVGPDVKVGVALERSPQMLVALLAVLKAGGAYVPLDPHYPDERLAYMMEDSGIRLLLTQPSLQARLPIPVTVQCLLLAPEHLLGSGCNAAAYGVHNPQLQLSAEHLAYMIYTSGSTGRPKGVMVPHGALVNFIASMAKAPGLATGDRLLSLTTFSFDIFGLEVYLPLVQGACVVLAGPDTAQDPQRVLELVARQAVTVLQATPSTWRMLLDSGRGEVLAGCTKLCGGEALSDDLAQRLLALGGPLWNLYGPTETTIWSALHRLQPARPQALLGRPLDNTRLYLLGEDLAPVPVGVAGELLIGGAGLARGYYQRPGLTAERFVPDPFAENGERLYRTGDLARYRADGVVEYLGRIDQQVKIRGYRIELGEIEAQLARHPAIREAAVVARPGPGGQQLVAYLVPQDVAVVDDGQTREALGEALKRQLRSALPEYMVPTWTTFVATFPHTPNGKLDRNRLPAPDLSVARVAYLAPQSELQQQVAQIWQEVLHVDQVGLADNFFDLGGHSLLATQVTVRLREQLKLETAVKALFTTHDLQAYCAEIAVAPPQTQAVNDALAKSLEALKRLSAEDLENLIS